The genome window TGTGCAGCGGGCGTTTCGGGAGCGGCTGGGGTTTCAGACGGAAGTTGCCCTGGCGGAGATGAACTCGCTTCCGCGGTTCGAGCTCAAGGCCCGCCGGTTCCACCGTGTATAGGTCTCTCTGCCTTGCGCTCATCTTGCGGAGCAAGATGGCTACAGTGGTGCCATGACACCCTTTCAGGAGAGCCTGGTCGTCTGGACTGCCCGCGCGGCGGTGGCGGCTTATGCTGTCTCGATCGGGAGCTGGCTGTGGCGGCCCCGCACGGGGGCGGGGAGTGAGCGGGCTCGGCTGGTCTCGGATGTCGCGTGGACGATCGCTGGGGGTGTGTTTCTCGTTCACGTCGGGCTGGCGTTTCACTATCTCCATCACTGGAGTCACGCCGCGGCGATGCAGCACACCGCCGAACGGACCGCCCAGGCCCTCGGGCAGGCGGTGGGGGAGGGGATCTACGTCAACTACGTCTTCCTGGCGTGGTGGTTCGCCGACCTCGTGCTTCTGTGGACCTGGCCCGCCGTCCGCAGTTCCGCCTACCGCGGGGCGGTTCACGCCTTCTTCGCCTTCATCCTGTTTAACGCCACGATTGTGTTTGGGCCGCCGTGGTGGCGGTGGACGCTGATTCCGGTGGGACTCGCCGCCGTCGCCGCACTCCAGGCAAGGCGACTGCAACCTTTGCGAGTGCAGGAATGAGCGACAATCAGGTGGATGCCAGAGTCGATCGTGTCGTCGCGAACCTGCAGGCGAAGGGAATCGAGATCCGCAGGGCGAACAATCTCAGTGTCGTTCAGACCCTTGAACAAGATGCGAACGGAACTTGCCCGGCTTTCTTTCGAAGTCTGGTGTCCCGATATACCTATCCGCAGTTGGAGATCGGCCCGCTCTTGATGTTTGCGAGCCAGGGAGGACGGTCCTCGAACGATCTCAGCGTGGCCCCGTTTCGAGATCCGATCCTCGCTCAGTGGATGAAGACAAATCGTCTCCTGCAGATCGGTCGTGCTGTCAGCCGTTTCTACGATCCGATCTGTCTTCCCCTGCGAGGCTTCAACGCACTTTCAACGAAGGACCCGCTCCGCCAGTTCAACCACGAGGCGATCTTGCAGGAGGAGGCCGAAATCAGTCCCGTCGAAACGTGGAACTCCTGGATCGAGTTGCTTGAATGGTCGGAGTGCTCTGTAGTCGACTCCGAGCTCGACGACAGTCCCGAGTAATGCGTTCGACCATCCGAAGGCGACTCACTACACCTGCCACATCCGCTGGTCGAAGTCGGTCGAGGGGACGGCGGCGTCGATGTAGCCTTCGCCCGGGGCTCGGTCGAGACTCTGCCGCTCGCTGTAGACCTCGACGAAGAGGTGCAGCGACGCCCCCGGCTTGACCCCCAGCGACGCCAGCGGGACGCCGATCTCCACGAGGTCGGAAAGGGCGACCCGGATTCCCGTGGCCGGCGACTCTTTGCCGTCCCGCAGGAACGTTGGTGTTCCCGCCTTCCCGTCCGAGATCGGAATCCGGACTTCGGTCCCGTCCGGTTCGAGGAACCGCAGCCGGAGTTCGTCCACGTCGGCCAAGTCTTCTGCCGCCTTGCCGGTCGTGTCGACCCGCACGAGCAGGTTCTCGTTGTCGAAGCCGAAGTAGACCTGCTTGATGACGCCGGTCGTGACCTTGGTCATCGTCCCGCGTTCGCTGCCGGCGGTGTAGACGCCGGCCATGAGCCAGTCGAAGTAATTCCGCTTGGCGTCGAACCGGACCCGCAGCAGGCTCCGCGGCTGCGAGTGGATGATCCGCTTCTCCAGCCGCTTGATCGGGCGGAAGAGATGCGAGGGGACCGCTTCGCCGAGGAGCTGGTAGATGTTCTGCAGGTGGCGGCGGAAGAGCTGGTCGAACAGCGCGTCCTGGGCCGAACTGTGATCGTCGCCGTACCACCAGAACCAGTCGCTTCCTTCCGCGATCATGAGTTCGCGGCGGGCGGCGGTCAGGACCTCGGCGGAGTGCTTCGCCGCCTTCTCCGCCTTGACGAGCACTTCGCGGGCGAGGTGCAGGGCGTCCCAGGCGTCGCGGTCTTCGCGGTGGCCGATCCAGATGTAGAAGTCGTGGTTGATCCAGCTTCCGGCGAAGAGGCGGTTGATCTTGTCGGTCGCCGGGTGGCGGTCGAGGTGGTCCTGGACCCGGACCGGTTCCAGGTACGGATGCTTCGCCGCTTCACGGTAGAGCGTGCGGAGGAACGTCACGCCGCCGTCGCGGTAGTACTCCCAGCAGTTTTCGCCGTCGAGGATGATCGGAATCAGCGGCGGGTTGCCCCCCGAGTGCCCGCGGCAGGCGCGGCCGATGTCCGTGCACTTGTGGAGCATGTCCTTGGCGGACCAGACCGAGTCCGGATTCCGCTGGTACTCGAAGCCGACGAGGTCGCTCAGGCCGTGGTCGCGGAAGATGATCTGGAGGCTCTGGCCGTCCGCCTCGACGCGCCACGGGCGGTAGAGCATCTCCGGGCGGTTGATGTGGTGCGATGCGGTCCGGTGGACGAAGAAGTCGGTCGAGTGCGACAGGATCTCTTCGTCGGTGGCGATCCACTCGATGCCAGTCTCGGCAATCGCGCCGAGGATGTCCTGCGAGACCGAGCCTTCCGAAGGCCACATGCCGCGGGGCTTGGAGCCGAAGACCTCTTCGTGTTGGGCGACCCCCATCTTGAGGTGTTGCCGGGCGTCTTCCTTGTACTGGTCGAGGTACTTGGGGAGGTCGCACTGCGGCATCGCCTGGCGGGCGGCCCGCTTGTCCCACAGGAGCGGGAGGATCGGGTGGTAGAAGGGGGTGGTCGTCAGCTCGACCTGGCCGCCGGCCGAGAGTTTGGCGTGGAGCGGCAGGATGTCGGCCATGATGGCCCGCTGCTTCTCGAGGAGCCAGGCCTTTTCGGCTTCGGTCCAGTCGCGGCCTTTCTCGCGGAACTTGCGGAGTTCCTTGTCCTGTTCGAAGACGAGCTCGTGGATCCAGGTGAGGTTGCTCCAGACCTGGAGGTCGCGGAGGTCCTGTACGTTGAAGTGCGAGAGGGCCTGTTCTCCGGTGAACCGGCCGGGGGACCGCTTGTGGTAGAGCTCGCGGTACCGGGGGTACGGGTCGATCATGTTGGCCGGGTTGGCCATGAAGAAATGATCGAGCAGGTAGTAGGCGTCGGTCCGGTCGAGGCTGTCGGCGGGAGCGCGGGAGACGTCGAGGTGGCGGTCGCTGCCGCCGTTGACGTATCGCTGGATCTGGACGACGAGGCTGGGGACGAGGTTGATGGAGCAGCGGAACTCAGGGACCTCCTGGATGTGGAGGGCCATGCCGATGTAGTCCTTCGTGCCGTGGAGCCGGACCCACGGCATCAGCGTTTCGCCGGTGATGTCGTCGGGGTAGTAGGGCTGATGTTGGTGCCAGAAGAAGGCGACGGAAGCTTTGCTCATCAGGCTGCGGCGACGATGGTGGGGAGATTCGGCTCAAACCGGGTTGGATTGGGAGTTTAGTCCATTCGGGCGATCGGACGAGCGGAGTCCGCTTTGGAGCCGGAAGTTGAGATTGACAAACGGGGGGAGCTGCGTTGGGGAGGCGAGACGCGCGCTTGCCGGCACGACGTTGTTAGCTCAAACCCAACGTGCCACGGCAGGCTGGGGGCAAGGGGGCCACGCCCCCTTGCCGCCGGAGGCATTTTCGATGGGGAACCGTGGTCAGCAACGGACATCCCTTTTGTGGTACCGGCGTTGGGGATTCCACACTCGATTTGCAATCCCCGCGGGTTGGTGAGGGGGGCATACGACACGGTGTCCGCGCTTGGACACGATCTCCTTCAGACATCTCCCGACGGCCAGGCCTCCGGCGGGCAAAGGGGCGTTGCCCCTCTGCACTCCCCACCAGGGTGCCCCTGGACCCGGTGATTTAGAATGCTGGGACGCTCATCAGGCCTGCACTCTGCGTCGGAGCAGTTGACGTCGCCTGCGGCATCGGCTGCGTCGACCACGTCGTCGCCGTCGGGACCCCGCCACCACTGAAAGAGACATTCTGAGCGAACGGATTCGTCCCCGGCGCCACCGGCTTACCATCAACAGTCACACTGACAATCTGCCCCCCCGGAGGAAGACTCCCCGGATCAAAATACTGCTGATACTGCTGGGCCGCGACGGCGTTCATCGGACCCGGGACAGAACCGCCCTGCGGCATCTCCCCACCCTGCGACATCATGCTCGCCTGCCCGGTCGGCTGGCCGTCGAACGACGCGGTGATGATCCCATTCCCGCCCGCCGAGCCCGACAGCGCGGCGGCCTGGGCCTGATACTGCTGCTGCGTCGGATCGAGGCCAATCGCCTGGTTGTACATCGCGACCGCTTCCGGGTTTCTTCCCTGGCGGCCATAGATCTGCCCCATGTGGGCCAGCACGCGGGAATCGCGGGGGCTGATCTGGCGGGCCCGCTGCAGCGACTGCTCCGCCGCCGTGAGGTTGCCGGTGTTGCCGTGGAGCGCGGCCAGTTCGAGCTGCGGCTCGGCCGAGTTCGGCTGGCTTCCGGCCCAGGCGGAGAGGAGTTGCGTGGCGTCGTTGGTCCGCCCCTGATCCTGCATCAGCTTGGCGAGGCCGTGGTAGGAGGGCTGGTGCGTCGGATCGGCGGCGATGCCGCGGCGGTACGCCTGCTCGGCGGCGGGAAGGTCCCCCTGCTTGTGCATGGCGGCCGCGAGGTTGAAGGCGTAATCCGCATTGTCCGGATTCGCGGCGACCGCCTGCTCGAAGTCACGACGGGCGACCTCGTAGTTCCCCTGCTTGAAGGCCCGGCGGCCCGAGTAGTTGTAGGCCATGCTGCTCGTCGCCCCGCAGCCGCACAGGGAGCAGGCAAGTCCGATCCAGACCAGCCCCGCAATACCCATGCAGAACCGCCAGACGCGGGACGCGAGGGGGTGGAGATTCGGCGAGTGGCGGCGCGCGACGGCGAAAGTCGAAGGCAGCTCAGTCGTGGGCATGGGGATCTCGATGTGCTGCGGACCGCCGGGGAAGGGGAGGGCGACCTGGGCGGACGCCGGGGCGGGGGCGGGCAACGGCACGAAGGGGGGAAATCGAGGGATGGGAACCGTCGGCAGCATCAGAATGCGCCAATGGTTACGGCGAAAACTAGCAGGGATTGCCGAAACGGAACAAGACGTTCCGGCGGCCCGTTGCCGGGCGCAGGGGCCTCTTGGCCAGTCCGAGAGGTCGATTCTGCGCGTAAGTCCCTGCAGGCTCGACGACTTTCGACGATCGGCATCGATCGGCCGATCCTGCGGCTCCCCGCGCAGTTTCTGCCGAAGTCCGCGATTCCTGCGGCGGTCGGGGAGTTTGGCTCAAGTCGGGAAGAGGGAGCTCGGCCCGCCTCGATCTCGCGAGGGGGCTGCGACCGGCAGCGCGATCGCTCTATGACGGCGAATGGTCGAAACTGTCCGGCGTTGCGCCGGGTATCTGCCCCTGATGCTTCGCTTGCGGTGTTCCTGCCGACCGACTCATGCTTCCCTCATGACTGAATCTTTCGCTTCGCCGTCTCGCCCGCTCGCCACCGGTCTCCTCCGGCGGCTCCCGTCGTGGCTCGGTGCCGCCTGCCTCTTGCTGGCCGCCTGCACGGCCCTGGCGCGGGAGCCGCTGTTCGTGGTCCGCGTCGCGGGGGTGAACCGACTGCTGGAGGATGTCGACTACCTCACGGCCCTCGCCGAGCGGCCGGAACTCGCCGGATTTGTCCGCGGGCTGCCGGGGATCGTGAACGACCTGCGGGGGCTCGACCGGGCCCGCCCGATCTGTCTGGCGGCTTATGTGCCGGCGGACGGTAAGGTCGGCAAGCACATGGATGTCGCGCTCCTCGTCCCGGTGATCGACACGACCGCTCTCCAGAAGACGATCGGGATGACAAAGCGGGCCAAGCTCGTCGCCGGGGAGTCCGAGGGACGGTTCGTGCTCGAAGCCCCGCGGCGGACGATTCCGGTGCGGGTCATCGACGGGTGGGCGGTCGTGAGCGAGCAGGAGGAGTTGCTGAAGGACCTGGCGCCGGAATCGATCGTCGGGACTTCGGAGGGTTCACAGCCCGACATCGTGGTGCGGCTCAACTGGGCGGGGCTTCCCGAGGCGATCCGGGCCGAAGTCATCCGCAAGATGGAGCGCGACCGCGACCAGGAACGGACGCAGCGGGAGTCGGAGGACGAGGCCGAGTTTGCTATCCGGCAGGGTGTCCTGGATGTCCTGCTGACCGCCGGCCGGACGATCCTGCGGGATCTCTCGGGAACCGTCCTGACCGTGGATATCGATGCCGGTCGCCGGCAGGTCGTGGCGGTGGCGTCGTTCGTGCCGCGGGACGGCAGTTCGCTCGAGCGGGCGATTGCCGAACTGCCGGTCGAGTCGCAGTTCTCGGAGCCGGTGGGCCGCTCGGCGGCGGGGGTCCTCGCGATCTCCTGCCGGACGCCGGAGTTCATTCGGAAGGGGACTCAGGACGTCCTCGACAAGATCGCCGCCCGGACGGACGGCGAAGTCACGAACGAGGTCGAGGCGAAGCTGGTTCGCCAGATCCTGGATCTTGTCCAGGATGGGCTGTGCGGAGAGCGCTACGACGGGTTTGTGGCAGTCACGCCAACGGAGCAGAGCACGATCTCGCTCGCCGCGGCGGTCCGGTCGGGGCTGACCGACGAGGCCGAGACGCTGCTGGGCTGGATTCTTCCCGAGGCGGCCAAGCACGAGGACGTGAAGTCGATCGCGATGAAGGCTCTGGTGACGGAGGGAATCGCGTTCCACCGGATCACGCCGGCCGATCCGCGGGCGGAGGATGAGGAGGTGTTTGGCGCGGCTCCCTCGATCTATATCGGAACCGGCCACGGCGCGATCTGGATCGGAATGGGAGGTGCGCCGATCGAAAGCACCCTCAAGTCGCTTGTCTCGCCGGCGGAGCCGTCGGACGGGGCTCGGGAAGGCTCGCCGGTGGCGATGCTTTCCATGCATCTGCGTCCGTGGGCCGGCATCATCGCCGCCAAGGGGGATGGGCCGGTTCGCGTGCGGGACGCGATGGCCGATGCGATCCGCGCGGGGGAGGCGGACGAGGTCTCACTGAAGCTTCGTGCGTCGGAGGCGGGGTTGACCGCGACTCTCCGGGCGGACGATCTGTTGCTCAAGACGTTGTTCGCGGCCATCGCCGCTGAGCAGGGCGATGAGTAGCGATCAGGATCGTGCTACGGGCCTCCTGAAGGCTCACCGTCTGACCGGGTCCAGGGGGTACCCCTGGTGGGGGATGCAAGGGGGCGAAGCCTCCTTGCCCGCCGGAGGCCTGGCCGTCGAGAGACGTCTGAAGGAGATCGTGTCCAAACGCGGACAGGGTGCCGGATGCCCCCGCACCAACCCGCGCGGATTCCTGGGCGAGCGGTGATCCTCAACGCCGGTACCACAAAGCGGACGCCCGTTGCTTACCACGGTTCCTCATAGAAGTGCCTCCGGCGGCAAGGGGTGACCCCCTTGACCCTTGGCCGGTGGAAGTTGGGTTCGAGCCAACAGCGCGCAGCCGGCAAGCACGCGGTTTGAGACAGCAGGACAAAAGGTGACCGCCCACGCAATCCGTTCAATCCCATTGTGCGACGACCACCAGCACCGGCCGATCAATCCATAAGCTCCAACTGCAGGTCAACCGGACCGGGGCCCTTGACCTGCGGAGTGATCACCGTGGTCCGGACGCTGGCGTACTTGGCCGGAAGGAGTGAACGGCCCGGATCTTTGCCGAGCACCCGTGACGTGTAGGCATTCGCGTCTTCACCCGCCTGCTGTTGCAACGCGGGATCGAGCTTGATGATCGTCGCTCGGTGGCTGCCCGGGACGGCGCCATCGTTGGGACGGAAGGTCGACAACGTAAACTTGCCCGCGGCGTCGGTGGTCCCGGTGGCGGCGTGCGAGACCTGTTCGGTCAGCAGGCTCACGACGGCCCCCTCCACGGCTTTGCCGCGGTAGGTGACCGTTCCCGTGACAGGAATCGTCTGAGGTTGTTCCACTGCCTTTTGTCCGCAGCCTGCGGCCAGGAACAGGACACCACCGAGCACAATGCGATAGGAATTGAACATGGGAAACGATCTTGAAATAGACGCCGGGAGCGAGCGGCGGCCGAAACCTTGAGGGAATCGGACGACGGGCAGTCGCCCTTGGCGGAGAGTCGAGCAGGAAGCGAGAACGGCCGGAGAAACAGCACCGGCACAAAAAAGGAGATCCCTCGTCGGAGAGGGATCTCACAGGAAGACGCCGCATCCGGGCGTGAACGGGACAAAACCACCGACGGGGCGTCATCCCGGTCGCCGACCGCGGGGCGCGCCGACGGATTTAGAAGTCCGCGACGGACTTGTTGTCGCGACGATCGCCGAGCCGCTGATAGTTATCGTAGTCGATGTTCTCGGTGATGAACCGCACGCCCCCGTCGCCGAGAAGGAATTGGGCGCCGCCGACGTGCAGCGACTTGAAGGCGATGGCCGTGGCCCGGTCCGAGATCGTATTGCAGCCAATCGTGCTGCCGTTGCCCGGGCAACCGGCGATGTTGATCGGGTAGTTCATGGGACCGGTCGTTGCGGCCCACAGGGCGGAGGTGCTCCACCAGGCGCGGTTCGTGTGATCGGAGCAGACCGGAACGACCTCGCCGACCATGATCGTGTTCGACAGCCCGTCTGAGACGTCGGCCACGCGGGCCCCCCAGGCTTCCATGGCAAACATCCCGGAGATGTCGCCCGCGCGATTGGAGAACGGTTCGCCCGCACCGTTTCCGAAGTGGTTCCCCGGGTAGGCGGCGCAGTTGATCATCCGCTGGGCGCCGACCGACGGCGAATAGTTGGACAGCGCGTTGCCGTTGTTCGAGTTCATCCCGCCGGCCGGATCGGACGGGCAGATGAAGGTCGGGATCTTTTTCGTACGGAGTTCCGTGTAGTTCTGTCCCGCCTCGACGTCGAGCTGGAAGTCGACCTTGTTGTACAGGGCTCCCTGATCCACAAACGGAAGGAGCTTCAGCAGCACGCTCCCCTTGCGATGGTTCCCGGCTTCCCAGGCGCGGTTGCCGGCGATGGTGACGCCGCCGCTGATCGGGAACTGCCCGGCCACCTCGTGGTAGCTGTGCATCGCGATCCCAAGCTGCTTGAGATTGTTGCCGCACTGCGACCGGCGGGCGGCTTCGCGGGCCTGCTGAACGGCGGGGAGCAGGATGGCGACGAGCACGGCGATGATCGCAATCACCACCAAGAGCTCAATCAACGTGAATCCAGCCTGCCGTCTACGAAAAACTTTAAGCATCTCGACTCGACTCTCAGTGACTCTGTTGGTGGTGATCCGCGAAAGCGCGGGGATGAGGGATTTGCCGACTCGCCCGAGGACGAAAAAATCGGGAATTCTAGATGCTACGTTAGGTTGGAGGGTTGTCGAGTCAAGGTGTGGACGCGAATTCACACATCGTCTTGAGCGAGCCGCGACGGCCGGTGAACTGTGTTCCCTTTGACGGACAAATGAAGGCTTCTGCTGCGGTTCGCCACAACCCTGACGGCAAATCGCCCCGTGCATGACGCCTCGACACTCTGACCGGAGCGTCCCGTCCCCTATCCTGTCCGGTGGATTCTGTGACAGTGCCGCCCGGTCCAGACGACCGTCCCGCGGACAGGAGAAAGTACGCCGCAATGATCATCGGACTGGGGACGGACATTGTTGAGGTGGACCGCATCGGAGAGATGATCGACCGGCATGGCGATCTGTTTCTCAAGCGGGTCTTTACCGAGCAGGAGATCGAATACTGCCGAGTCAAGAAGGCGTGCAACCAGCACTACGCCGGGCGATGGGCCGCCAAGGAGGCGGTCATGAAGACCCTGGGGACGGGCTTCACCAAGGGAGTGGGCTGGACCGACATCGAGGTTCAGTCCCGCCGCAGCGGGCAGCCGGTGATCCAACTCACCGGCGGAGCGGCGGAGTACGCCAGGGGGCTGGGGATCGACCAGGTCCTGATCACGATCTCGCACTGCCGGAAGTACGCCACCGCGACCGCCATCGCCTTTCACCATCCGAAGCCCGCTGCCGCGGAGACCCCCCGCTGATCTCGGACGAGCCTGGCATCGTCCCGACTGCCATCCAGAACCTGCGAATCTGGGTGGGCTGGGGGCAATCTGCCTTGTTTTGCGTCACTGACCGTTCGTTCCGGGCGGATCGATCAAACCTGCTGGGCCGGTTATGCCGATTTGACTTCCAGTGGCGCTCTCAATCCAAGGAGTCGGGCAATGCGGAAGGCGTTCGGATCGGCCGTACTGGCAATGGGCCTGCTGGTGATCGTGGCCGCGACGTGGGGGGCCGGCCCGCAGAAGTCGAACGTCGCCTGGCAGCCGAATCTCCAGACGGCCCACAAGGTTTCGCAGAAGACCGGCAAGCCGATGCTTCTCGTCTTCGGGGCGGAGTGGTGCACGTTCTGCAAGAAGCTCGAGAGCCAGACGCTCGGCAACGAAAACCTGGCCAAGTACATCAACATGAACTTTGTGCCGGTTCACATCGACGTCGATGCGGAGCCGAAGGTCGGTGAGATCCTCGAAGTTTCGAAGCTCCCGTGCACGATCGTCCTCTCGCCGGAAGCGGATCTTCTCGGTCGGTACGAGGGCTTCTGCCAGCCGAACCAGTTTCACCAGAAGCTGACCGCCGCCCAGAAGCTCCACCGGGAAGTCCAGCAGACGGGCGGCCAGCGGTAACACGCGGCTGCCGAGATCGCTTCACGCCCGCCCGAATGCAGAACCCCGAATGTCCCGGCCGTTGGCCCGGATGCTCGGGGTTCTTGGTTTTTGGCGGGGTGGTGCGTCCCGCTGTCTCGGACCGCGTTCTTGCCGGCGCAGCTCTGTTTGCTCAATCCCAACGTGCCACGGCCGCTGGAGGTCAAGGGGGGGCAACCCCCTTGCCGCCGGAGGCACTTCCATGAGGAACCGCGGTACGCAACGGACGTCCGCTTTGTGGTACCGGCGTTGAGGACTCCCTCAATCTACACCGCTTGCTTTGCAATCCCAGCGGGTTGGTGAGGGGGCATACGACACGGTGTCCGCGCTTGGACACGTGCTCCTTCAGACATCTCCCGACGGCCAGGCCTCCGGCGGGCAAGAGGGCGTTGCCCCCTTGCATCCCCCACCAGGGTGCCCCTGGACCCGGTTGGGGGGCGAAATGGCTGGCCACCATCCAGCGAACGCACCCAGCGCCATGAGCGATCGAAAAAACCTCGCTGGCGCGAAGCGCGGCAGGAACTGCGGGCTTATCCGCGGGAGTCGTCGTTCACGGCGTG of Planctomyces sp. SH-PL14 contains these proteins:
- a CDS encoding glycoside hydrolase family 57 protein — encoded protein: MSKASVAFFWHQHQPYYPDDITGETLMPWVRLHGTKDYIGMALHIQEVPEFRCSINLVPSLVVQIQRYVNGGSDRHLDVSRAPADSLDRTDAYYLLDHFFMANPANMIDPYPRYRELYHKRSPGRFTGEQALSHFNVQDLRDLQVWSNLTWIHELVFEQDKELRKFREKGRDWTEAEKAWLLEKQRAIMADILPLHAKLSAGGQVELTTTPFYHPILPLLWDKRAARQAMPQCDLPKYLDQYKEDARQHLKMGVAQHEEVFGSKPRGMWPSEGSVSQDILGAIAETGIEWIATDEEILSHSTDFFVHRTASHHINRPEMLYRPWRVEADGQSLQIIFRDHGLSDLVGFEYQRNPDSVWSAKDMLHKCTDIGRACRGHSGGNPPLIPIILDGENCWEYYRDGGVTFLRTLYREAAKHPYLEPVRVQDHLDRHPATDKINRLFAGSWINHDFYIWIGHREDRDAWDALHLAREVLVKAEKAAKHSAEVLTAARRELMIAEGSDWFWWYGDDHSSAQDALFDQLFRRHLQNIYQLLGEAVPSHLFRPIKRLEKRIIHSQPRSLLRVRFDAKRNYFDWLMAGVYTAGSERGTMTKVTTGVIKQVYFGFDNENLLVRVDTTGKAAEDLADVDELRLRFLEPDGTEVRIPISDGKAGTPTFLRDGKESPATGIRVALSDLVEIGVPLASLGVKPGASLHLFVEVYSERQSLDRAPGEGYIDAAVPSTDFDQRMWQV
- a CDS encoding tetratricopeptide repeat protein yields the protein MPTTELPSTFAVARRHSPNLHPLASRVWRFCMGIAGLVWIGLACSLCGCGATSSMAYNYSGRRAFKQGNYEVARRDFEQAVAANPDNADYAFNLAAAMHKQGDLPAAEQAYRRGIAADPTHQPSYHGLAKLMQDQGRTNDATQLLSAWAGSQPNSAEPQLELAALHGNTGNLTAAEQSLQRARQISPRDSRVLAHMGQIYGRQGRNPEAVAMYNQAIGLDPTQQQYQAQAAALSGSAGGNGIITASFDGQPTGQASMMSQGGEMPQGGSVPGPMNAVAAQQYQQYFDPGSLPPGGQIVSVTVDGKPVAPGTNPFAQNVSFSGGGVPTATTWSTQPMPQATSTAPTQSAGLMSVPAF
- the acpS gene encoding holo-ACP synthase, whose amino-acid sequence is MIIGLGTDIVEVDRIGEMIDRHGDLFLKRVFTEQEIEYCRVKKACNQHYAGRWAAKEAVMKTLGTGFTKGVGWTDIEVQSRRSGQPVIQLTGGAAEYARGLGIDQVLITISHCRKYATATAIAFHHPKPAAAETPR
- a CDS encoding carboxypeptidase-like regulatory domain-containing protein; amino-acid sequence: MFNSYRIVLGGVLFLAAGCGQKAVEQPQTIPVTGTVTYRGKAVEGAVVSLLTEQVSHAATGTTDAAGKFTLSTFRPNDGAVPGSHRATIIKLDPALQQQAGEDANAYTSRVLGKDPGRSLLPAKYASVRTTVITPQVKGPGPVDLQLELMD
- a CDS encoding DUF1559 domain-containing protein; this encodes MHGAICRQGCGEPQQKPSFVRQREHSSPAVAARSRRCVNSRPHLDSTTLQPNVASRIPDFFVLGRVGKSLIPALSRITTNRVTESRVEMLKVFRRRQAGFTLIELLVVIAIIAVLVAILLPAVQQAREAARRSQCGNNLKQLGIAMHSYHEVAGQFPISGGVTIAGNRAWEAGNHRKGSVLLKLLPFVDQGALYNKVDFQLDVEAGQNYTELRTKKIPTFICPSDPAGGMNSNNGNALSNYSPSVGAQRMINCAAYPGNHFGNGAGEPFSNRAGDISGMFAMEAWGARVADVSDGLSNTIMVGEVVPVCSDHTNRAWWSTSALWAATTGPMNYPINIAGCPGNGSTIGCNTISDRATAIAFKSLHVGGAQFLLGDGGVRFITENIDYDNYQRLGDRRDNKSVADF
- a CDS encoding thioredoxin family protein codes for the protein MRKAFGSAVLAMGLLVIVAATWGAGPQKSNVAWQPNLQTAHKVSQKTGKPMLLVFGAEWCTFCKKLESQTLGNENLAKYINMNFVPVHIDVDAEPKVGEILEVSKLPCTIVLSPEADLLGRYEGFCQPNQFHQKLTAAQKLHREVQQTGGQR